One Primulina huaijiensis isolate GDHJ02 chromosome 5, ASM1229523v2, whole genome shotgun sequence DNA segment encodes these proteins:
- the LOC140976203 gene encoding uncharacterized protein isoform X11: MEEEEALVPEMVAAVSVREEDEALSEMVAVVVGDEEEVIVVVEEEALVPEMVSVVSVAASVREEDEALSEMVAVVVGDEEEVVVVVEEEALVPEMVSVVSVAASVREEDEALSEMVAVVVGDEEEVEEVVVVVEEEALVPEMVSVAALVREEDEALSEMVAVVVGDKEEVEEVIVVVEEEELVQGTQGVAVVVRVAEEGEEWVRGTQ, encoded by the exons ATGGAGGAGGAGGAGGCTTTGGTGCCGGAGATGGTGGCGGCTGTGTCGGTGAGGGAGGAGGACGAGGCGTTGTCGGAGATGGTGGCGGTGGTGGTGGGGGACGAGGAGGAGGTGATTGTGGTAGTGGAGGAGGAGGCTTTGGTGCCGGAGATGGTGTCGGTGGTGTCGGTGGCAGCTTCGGTGAGGGAGGAGGACGAGGCGTTGTCGGAGATGGTGGCGGTGGTGGTGGGGGACGAGGAGGAGGTGGTTGTGGTAGTGGAGGAGGAGGCTTTGGTGCCGGAGATGGTGTCGGTGGTGTCGGTGGCAGCTTCGGTGAGGGAGGAGGACGAGGCGTTGTCGGAGATGGTGGCGGTGGTGGTGGGGGACGAGGAGGAGGTG GAGGAGGTGGTTGTGGTAGTGGAGGAGGAGGCTTTGGTGCCGGAGATG GTGTCGGTGGCAGCTTTGGTGAGGGAGGAGGACGAGGCGTTGTCGGAGATGGTGGCGGTGGTGGTGGGGGACAAGGAGGAGGTTGAGGAGGTGATTGTGGTAGTGGAGGAGGAGGAATTGGTTCAGGGCACACAGGGAgtggcggtggtggtg CGGGTGGCGGAGGAGGGGGAGGAATGGGTTCGGGGCACACAGTAG
- the LOC140976203 gene encoding uncharacterized protein isoform X9, producing MEEEEALVPEMVAAVSVREEDEALSEMVAVVVGDEEEVIVVVEEEALVPEMVSVVSVAASVREEDEALSEMVAVVVGDEEEVEEVVVVVEEEALVPEMVSVVSVAASVREEDEALSEMVAVVVGDEEEVEVVIVVVEEAVVREMVAEVSVAALVREEDEALSEMVAVVVGDKEEVEEVIVVVEEEELVQGTQGVAVVVRVAEEGEEWVRGTQ from the exons ATGGAGGAGGAGGAGGCTTTGGTGCCGGAGATGGTGGCGGCTGTGTCGGTGAGGGAGGAGGACGAGGCGTTGTCGGAGATGGTGGCGGTGGTGGTGGGGGACGAGGAGGAGGTGATTGTGGTAGTGGAGGAGGAGGCTTTGGTGCCGGAGATGGTGTCGGTGGTGTCGGTGGCAGCTTCGGTGAGGGAGGAGGACGAGGCGTTGTCGGAGATGGTGGCGGTGGTGGTGGGGGACGAGGAGGAGGTG GAGGAGGTGGTTGTGGTAGTGGAGGAGGAGGCTTTGGTGCCGGAGATGGTGTCGGTGGTGTCGGTGGCAGCTTCGGTGAGGGAGGAGGACGAGGCGTTGTCGGAGATGGTGGCGGTGGTGGTGGGGGACGAGGAGGAGGTG GAGGTGGTGATTGTGGTAGTGGAGGAGGCGGTGGTGCGGGAGATGGTGGCCGAGGTGTCGGTGGCAGCTTTGGTGAGGGAGGAGGACGAGGCGTTGTCGGAGATGGTGGCGGTGGTGGTGGGGGACAAGGAGGAGGTTGAGGAGGTGATTGTGGTAGTGGAGGAGGAGGAATTGGTTCAGGGCACACAGGGAgtggcggtggtggtg CGGGTGGCGGAGGAGGGGGAGGAATGGGTTCGGGGCACACAGTAG
- the LOC140976203 gene encoding uncharacterized protein isoform X5, giving the protein MEEEEALVPEMVAAVSVREEDEALSEMVAVVVGDEEEVIVVVEEEALVPEMVSVVSVAASVREEDEALSEMVAVVVGDEEEVVVVVEEEALVPEMVSVVSVAASVREEDEALSEMVAVVVGDEEEVVVVVEEEALVPEMVSVVSVAASVREEDEALSEMVAVVVGDEEEVVVVVEEEALVPEMVSVVSVAASVREEDEALSEMVAVVEEVIVVVEEEELVQGTQGVAVVVRVAEEGEEWVRGTQ; this is encoded by the exons ATGGAGGAGGAGGAGGCTTTGGTGCCGGAGATGGTGGCGGCTGTGTCGGTGAGGGAGGAGGACGAGGCGTTGTCGGAGATGGTGGCGGTGGTGGTGGGGGACGAGGAGGAGGTGATTGTGGTAGTGGAGGAGGAGGCTTTGGTGCCGGAGATGGTGTCGGTGGTGTCGGTGGCAGCTTCGGTGAGGGAGGAGGACGAGGCGTTGTCGGAGATGGTGGCGGTGGTGGTGGGGGACGAGGAGGAGGTGGTTGTGGTAGTGGAGGAGGAGGCTTTGGTGCCGGAGATGGTGTCGGTGGTGTCGGTGGCAGCTTCGGTGAGGGAGGAGGACGAGGCGTTGTCGGAGATGGTGGCGGTGGTGGTGGGGGACGAGGAGGAGGTGGTTGTGGTAGTGGAGGAGGAGGCTTTGGTGCCGGAGATGGTGTCGGTGGTGTCGGTGGCAGCTTCGGTGAGGGAGGAGGACGAGGCGTTGTCGGAGATGGTGGCGGTGGTGGTGGGGGACGAGGAGGAGGTGGTTGTGGTAGTGGAGGAGGAGGCTTTGGTGCCGGAGATGGTGTCGGTGGTGTCGGTGGCAGCTTCGGTGAGGGAGGAGGACGAGGCGTTGTCGGAGATGGTGGCGGTG GTTGAGGAGGTGATTGTGGTAGTGGAGGAGGAGGAATTGGTTCAGGGCACACAGGGAgtggcggtggtggtg CGGGTGGCGGAGGAGGGGGAGGAATGGGTTCGGGGCACACAGTAG
- the LOC140976203 gene encoding uncharacterized protein isoform X6: MEEEEALVPEMVAAVSVREEDEALSEMVAVVVGDEEEVIVVVEEEALVPEMVSVVSVAASVREEDEALSEMVAVVVGDEEEVVVVVEEEALVPEMVSVVSVAASVREEDEALSEMVAVVVGDEEEVVVVVEEEALVPEMVSVVSVAASVREEDEALSEMVAVVVGDEEEVVVVVEEEALVPEMVSVVSVAASVREEDEALSEMVAVVEEVIVVVEEEELVQGTQGVAVVVVVAVEEEEE, from the exons ATGGAGGAGGAGGAGGCTTTGGTGCCGGAGATGGTGGCGGCTGTGTCGGTGAGGGAGGAGGACGAGGCGTTGTCGGAGATGGTGGCGGTGGTGGTGGGGGACGAGGAGGAGGTGATTGTGGTAGTGGAGGAGGAGGCTTTGGTGCCGGAGATGGTGTCGGTGGTGTCGGTGGCAGCTTCGGTGAGGGAGGAGGACGAGGCGTTGTCGGAGATGGTGGCGGTGGTGGTGGGGGACGAGGAGGAGGTGGTTGTGGTAGTGGAGGAGGAGGCTTTGGTGCCGGAGATGGTGTCGGTGGTGTCGGTGGCAGCTTCGGTGAGGGAGGAGGACGAGGCGTTGTCGGAGATGGTGGCGGTGGTGGTGGGGGACGAGGAGGAGGTGGTTGTGGTAGTGGAGGAGGAGGCTTTGGTGCCGGAGATGGTGTCGGTGGTGTCGGTGGCAGCTTCGGTGAGGGAGGAGGACGAGGCGTTGTCGGAGATGGTGGCGGTGGTGGTGGGGGACGAGGAGGAGGTGGTTGTGGTAGTGGAGGAGGAGGCTTTGGTGCCGGAGATGGTGTCGGTGGTGTCGGTGGCAGCTTCGGTGAGGGAGGAGGACGAGGCGTTGTCGGAGATGGTGGCGGTG GTTGAGGAGGTGATTGTGGTAGTGGAGGAGGAGGAATTGGTTCAGGGCACACAGGGAgtggcggtggtggtggtggtggcggtggaggaggaggaggagtaG
- the LOC140976203 gene encoding uncharacterized protein isoform X7, with product MEEEEALVPEMVAAVSVREEDEALSEMVAVVVGDEEEVIVVVEEEALVPEMVSVVSVAASVREEDEALSEMVAVVVGDEEEVVVVVEEEALVPEMVSVVSVAASVREEDEALSEMVAVVVGDEEEVVVVVEEEALVPEMVSVVSVAASVREEDEALSEMVAVVVGDEEEVVVVVEEEALVPEMVSVVSVAASVREEDEALSEMVAVVEEVIVVVEEEELE from the exons ATGGAGGAGGAGGAGGCTTTGGTGCCGGAGATGGTGGCGGCTGTGTCGGTGAGGGAGGAGGACGAGGCGTTGTCGGAGATGGTGGCGGTGGTGGTGGGGGACGAGGAGGAGGTGATTGTGGTAGTGGAGGAGGAGGCTTTGGTGCCGGAGATGGTGTCGGTGGTGTCGGTGGCAGCTTCGGTGAGGGAGGAGGACGAGGCGTTGTCGGAGATGGTGGCGGTGGTGGTGGGGGACGAGGAGGAGGTGGTTGTGGTAGTGGAGGAGGAGGCTTTGGTGCCGGAGATGGTGTCGGTGGTGTCGGTGGCAGCTTCGGTGAGGGAGGAGGACGAGGCGTTGTCGGAGATGGTGGCGGTGGTGGTGGGGGACGAGGAGGAGGTGGTTGTGGTAGTGGAGGAGGAGGCTTTGGTGCCGGAGATGGTGTCGGTGGTGTCGGTGGCAGCTTCGGTGAGGGAGGAGGACGAGGCGTTGTCGGAGATGGTGGCGGTGGTGGTGGGGGACGAGGAGGAGGTGGTTGTGGTAGTGGAGGAGGAGGCTTTGGTGCCGGAGATGGTGTCGGTGGTGTCGGTGGCAGCTTCGGTGAGGGAGGAGGACGAGGCGTTGTCGGAGATGGTGGCGGTG GTTGAGGAGGTGATTGTGGTAGTGGAGGAGGAGGAATTG gagtaG
- the LOC140976203 gene encoding uncharacterized protein isoform X8, which translates to MEEEEALVPEMVAAVSVREEDEALSEMVAVVVGDEEEVIVEEVVVVVEEEALVPEMVSVVSVAASVREEDEALSEMVAVVVGDEEEVVVVVEEEALVPEMVSVVSVAASVREEDEALSEMVAVVVGDEEEVEVVIVVVEEAVVREMVAEVSVAALVREEDEALSEMVAVVVGDKEEVEEVIVVVEEEELVQGTQGVAVVVRVAEEGEEWVRGTQ; encoded by the exons ATGGAGGAGGAGGAGGCTTTGGTGCCGGAGATGGTGGCGGCTGTGTCGGTGAGGGAGGAGGACGAGGCGTTGTCGGAGATGGTGGCGGTGGTGGTGGGGGACGAGGAGGAGGTGATTGTG GAGGAGGTGGTTGTGGTAGTGGAGGAGGAGGCTTTGGTGCCGGAGATGGTGTCGGTGGTGTCGGTGGCAGCTTCGGTGAGGGAGGAGGACGAGGCGTTGTCGGAGATGGTGGCGGTGGTGGTGGGGGACGAGGAGGAGGTGGTTGTGGTAGTGGAGGAGGAGGCTTTGGTGCCGGAGATGGTGTCGGTGGTGTCGGTGGCAGCTTCGGTGAGGGAGGAGGACGAGGCGTTGTCGGAGATGGTGGCGGTGGTGGTGGGGGACGAGGAGGAGGTG GAGGTGGTGATTGTGGTAGTGGAGGAGGCGGTGGTGCGGGAGATGGTGGCCGAGGTGTCGGTGGCAGCTTTGGTGAGGGAGGAGGACGAGGCGTTGTCGGAGATGGTGGCGGTGGTGGTGGGGGACAAGGAGGAGGTTGAGGAGGTGATTGTGGTAGTGGAGGAGGAGGAATTGGTTCAGGGCACACAGGGAgtggcggtggtggtg CGGGTGGCGGAGGAGGGGGAGGAATGGGTTCGGGGCACACAGTAG
- the LOC140976203 gene encoding uncharacterized protein isoform X12, whose amino-acid sequence MEEEEALVPEMVAAVSVREEDEALSEMVAVVVGDEEEVIVVVEEEALVPEMVSVVSVAASVREEDEALSEMVAVVVGDEEEVVVVVEEEALVPEMVSVVSVAASVREEDEALSEMVAVVVGDEEEVEEVVVVVEEEALVPEMVSVVSVAASVREEDEALSEMVAVVEEVIVVVEEEELVQGTQGVAVVVRVAEEGEEWVRGTQ is encoded by the exons ATGGAGGAGGAGGAGGCTTTGGTGCCGGAGATGGTGGCGGCTGTGTCGGTGAGGGAGGAGGACGAGGCGTTGTCGGAGATGGTGGCGGTGGTGGTGGGGGACGAGGAGGAGGTGATTGTGGTAGTGGAGGAGGAGGCTTTGGTGCCGGAGATGGTGTCGGTGGTGTCGGTGGCAGCTTCGGTGAGGGAGGAGGACGAGGCGTTGTCGGAGATGGTGGCGGTGGTGGTGGGGGACGAGGAGGAGGTGGTTGTGGTAGTGGAGGAGGAGGCTTTGGTGCCGGAGATGGTGTCGGTGGTGTCGGTGGCAGCTTCGGTGAGGGAGGAGGACGAGGCGTTGTCGGAGATGGTGGCGGTGGTGGTGGGGGACGAGGAGGAGGTG GAGGAGGTGGTTGTGGTAGTGGAGGAGGAGGCTTTGGTGCCGGAGATGGTGTCGGTGGTGTCGGTGGCAGCTTCGGTGAGGGAGGAGGACGAGGCGTTGTCGGAGATGGTGGCGGTG GTTGAGGAGGTGATTGTGGTAGTGGAGGAGGAGGAATTGGTTCAGGGCACACAGGGAgtggcggtggtggtg CGGGTGGCGGAGGAGGGGGAGGAATGGGTTCGGGGCACACAGTAG
- the LOC140976203 gene encoding uncharacterized protein isoform X10: MEEEEALVPEMVAAVSVREEDEALSEMVAVVVGDEEEVIEVVVVVEEEALVPEMVSVVSVAASVREEDEALSEMVAVVVGDEEEVVVVVEEEALVPEMVSVVSVAASVREEDEALSEMVAVVVGDEEEVEVVIVVVEEAVVREMVAEVSVAALVREEDEALSEMVAVVVGDKEEVEEVIVVVEEEELVQGTQGVAVVVRVAEEGEEWVRGTQ, from the exons ATGGAGGAGGAGGAGGCTTTGGTGCCGGAGATGGTGGCGGCTGTGTCGGTGAGGGAGGAGGACGAGGCGTTGTCGGAGATGGTGGCGGTGGTGGTGGGGGACGAGGAGGAGGTGATT GAGGTGGTTGTGGTAGTGGAGGAGGAGGCTTTGGTGCCGGAGATGGTGTCGGTGGTGTCGGTGGCAGCTTCGGTGAGGGAGGAGGACGAGGCGTTGTCGGAGATGGTGGCGGTGGTGGTGGGGGACGAGGAGGAGGTGGTTGTGGTAGTGGAGGAGGAGGCTTTGGTGCCGGAGATGGTGTCGGTGGTGTCGGTGGCAGCTTCGGTGAGGGAGGAGGACGAGGCGTTGTCGGAGATGGTGGCGGTGGTGGTGGGGGACGAGGAGGAGGTG GAGGTGGTGATTGTGGTAGTGGAGGAGGCGGTGGTGCGGGAGATGGTGGCCGAGGTGTCGGTGGCAGCTTTGGTGAGGGAGGAGGACGAGGCGTTGTCGGAGATGGTGGCGGTGGTGGTGGGGGACAAGGAGGAGGTTGAGGAGGTGATTGTGGTAGTGGAGGAGGAGGAATTGGTTCAGGGCACACAGGGAgtggcggtggtggtg CGGGTGGCGGAGGAGGGGGAGGAATGGGTTCGGGGCACACAGTAG
- the LOC140976203 gene encoding uncharacterized protein isoform X1, with protein MEEEEALVPEMVAAVSVREEDEALSEMVAVVVGDEEEVIVVVEEEALVPEMVSVVSVAASVREEDEALSEMVAVVVGDEEEVVVVVEEEALVPEMVSVVSVAASVREEDEALSEMVAVVVGDEEEVVVVVEEEALVPEMVSVVSVAASVREEDEALSEMVAVVVGDEEEVEVVIVVVEEAVVREMVAEVSVAALVREEDEALSEMVAVVVGDKEEVEEVIVVVEEEELVQGTQGVAVVVRVAEEGEEWVRGTQ; from the exons ATGGAGGAGGAGGAGGCTTTGGTGCCGGAGATGGTGGCGGCTGTGTCGGTGAGGGAGGAGGACGAGGCGTTGTCGGAGATGGTGGCGGTGGTGGTGGGGGACGAGGAGGAGGTGATTGTGGTAGTGGAGGAGGAGGCTTTGGTGCCGGAGATGGTGTCGGTGGTGTCGGTGGCAGCTTCGGTGAGGGAGGAGGACGAGGCGTTGTCGGAGATGGTGGCGGTGGTGGTGGGGGACGAGGAGGAGGTGGTTGTGGTAGTGGAGGAGGAGGCTTTGGTGCCGGAGATGGTGTCGGTGGTGTCGGTGGCAGCTTCGGTGAGGGAGGAGGACGAGGCGTTGTCGGAGATGGTGGCGGTGGTGGTGGGGGACGAGGAGGAGGTGGTTGTGGTAGTGGAGGAGGAGGCTTTGGTGCCGGAGATGGTGTCGGTGGTGTCGGTGGCAGCTTCGGTGAGGGAGGAGGACGAGGCGTTGTCGGAGATGGTGGCGGTGGTGGTGGGGGACGAGGAGGAGGTG GAGGTGGTGATTGTGGTAGTGGAGGAGGCGGTGGTGCGGGAGATGGTGGCCGAGGTGTCGGTGGCAGCTTTGGTGAGGGAGGAGGACGAGGCGTTGTCGGAGATGGTGGCGGTGGTGGTGGGGGACAAGGAGGAGGTTGAGGAGGTGATTGTGGTAGTGGAGGAGGAGGAATTGGTTCAGGGCACACAGGGAgtggcggtggtggtg CGGGTGGCGGAGGAGGGGGAGGAATGGGTTCGGGGCACACAGTAG
- the LOC140976203 gene encoding uncharacterized protein isoform X3 has product MEEEEALVPEMVAAVSVREEDEALSEMVAVVVGDEEEVIVVVEEEALVPEMVSVVSVAASVREEDEALSEMVAVVVGDEEEVVVVVEEEALVPEMVSVVSVAASVREEDEALSEMVAVVVGDEEEVVVVVEEEALVPEMVSVVSVAASVREEDEALSEMVAVVVGDEEEVEVVIVVVEEAVVREMVAEVSVAALVREEDEALSEMVAVVVGDKEEVEEVIVVVEEEELVQGTQGVAVVVVVAVEEEEE; this is encoded by the exons ATGGAGGAGGAGGAGGCTTTGGTGCCGGAGATGGTGGCGGCTGTGTCGGTGAGGGAGGAGGACGAGGCGTTGTCGGAGATGGTGGCGGTGGTGGTGGGGGACGAGGAGGAGGTGATTGTGGTAGTGGAGGAGGAGGCTTTGGTGCCGGAGATGGTGTCGGTGGTGTCGGTGGCAGCTTCGGTGAGGGAGGAGGACGAGGCGTTGTCGGAGATGGTGGCGGTGGTGGTGGGGGACGAGGAGGAGGTGGTTGTGGTAGTGGAGGAGGAGGCTTTGGTGCCGGAGATGGTGTCGGTGGTGTCGGTGGCAGCTTCGGTGAGGGAGGAGGACGAGGCGTTGTCGGAGATGGTGGCGGTGGTGGTGGGGGACGAGGAGGAGGTGGTTGTGGTAGTGGAGGAGGAGGCTTTGGTGCCGGAGATGGTGTCGGTGGTGTCGGTGGCAGCTTCGGTGAGGGAGGAGGACGAGGCGTTGTCGGAGATGGTGGCGGTGGTGGTGGGGGACGAGGAGGAGGTG GAGGTGGTGATTGTGGTAGTGGAGGAGGCGGTGGTGCGGGAGATGGTGGCCGAGGTGTCGGTGGCAGCTTTGGTGAGGGAGGAGGACGAGGCGTTGTCGGAGATGGTGGCGGTGGTGGTGGGGGACAAGGAGGAGGTTGAGGAGGTGATTGTGGTAGTGGAGGAGGAGGAATTGGTTCAGGGCACACAGGGAgtggcggtggtggtggtggtggcggtggaggaggaggaggagtaG
- the LOC140976203 gene encoding uncharacterized protein isoform X4: MEEEEALVPEMVAAVSVREEDEALSEMVAVVVGDEEEVIVVVEEEALVPEMVSVVSVAASVREEDEALSEMVAVVVGDEEEVVVVVEEEALVPEMVSVVSVAASVREEDEALSEMVAVVVGDEEEVVVVVEEEALVPEMVSVVSVAASVREEDEALSEMVAVVVGDEEEVVVVVEEEALVPEMVSVAALVREEDEALSEMVAVVVGDKEEVEEVIVVVEEEELVQGTQGVAVVVRVAEEGEEWVRGTQ, from the exons ATGGAGGAGGAGGAGGCTTTGGTGCCGGAGATGGTGGCGGCTGTGTCGGTGAGGGAGGAGGACGAGGCGTTGTCGGAGATGGTGGCGGTGGTGGTGGGGGACGAGGAGGAGGTGATTGTGGTAGTGGAGGAGGAGGCTTTGGTGCCGGAGATGGTGTCGGTGGTGTCGGTGGCAGCTTCGGTGAGGGAGGAGGACGAGGCGTTGTCGGAGATGGTGGCGGTGGTGGTGGGGGACGAGGAGGAGGTGGTTGTGGTAGTGGAGGAGGAGGCTTTGGTGCCGGAGATGGTGTCGGTGGTGTCGGTGGCAGCTTCGGTGAGGGAGGAGGACGAGGCGTTGTCGGAGATGGTGGCGGTGGTGGTGGGGGACGAGGAGGAGGTGGTTGTGGTAGTGGAGGAGGAGGCTTTGGTGCCGGAGATGGTGTCGGTGGTGTCGGTGGCAGCTTCGGTGAGGGAGGAGGACGAGGCGTTGTCGGAGATGGTGGCGGTGGTGGTGGGGGACGAGGAGGAGGTGGTTGTGGTAGTGGAGGAGGAGGCTTTGGTGCCGGAGATG GTGTCGGTGGCAGCTTTGGTGAGGGAGGAGGACGAGGCGTTGTCGGAGATGGTGGCGGTGGTGGTGGGGGACAAGGAGGAGGTTGAGGAGGTGATTGTGGTAGTGGAGGAGGAGGAATTGGTTCAGGGCACACAGGGAgtggcggtggtggtg CGGGTGGCGGAGGAGGGGGAGGAATGGGTTCGGGGCACACAGTAG
- the LOC140976203 gene encoding uncharacterized protein isoform X13 codes for MEEEEALVPEMVAAVSVREEDEALSEMVAVVVGDEEEVIVVVEEEALVPEMVSVVSVAASVREEDEALSEMVAVVVGDEEEVVVVVEEEALVPEMVSVVSVAASVREEDEALSEMVAVVVGDEEEVVVVVEEEALVPEMVSVVSVAASVREEDEALSEMVAVVVGDEEEVEEVIVVVEEEELVQGTQGVAVVVVVAVEEEEE; via the exons ATGGAGGAGGAGGAGGCTTTGGTGCCGGAGATGGTGGCGGCTGTGTCGGTGAGGGAGGAGGACGAGGCGTTGTCGGAGATGGTGGCGGTGGTGGTGGGGGACGAGGAGGAGGTGATTGTGGTAGTGGAGGAGGAGGCTTTGGTGCCGGAGATGGTGTCGGTGGTGTCGGTGGCAGCTTCGGTGAGGGAGGAGGACGAGGCGTTGTCGGAGATGGTGGCGGTGGTGGTGGGGGACGAGGAGGAGGTGGTTGTGGTAGTGGAGGAGGAGGCTTTGGTGCCGGAGATGGTGTCGGTGGTGTCGGTGGCAGCTTCGGTGAGGGAGGAGGACGAGGCGTTGTCGGAGATGGTGGCGGTGGTGGTGGGGGACGAGGAGGAGGTGGTTGTGGTAGTGGAGGAGGAGGCTTTGGTGCCGGAGATGGTGTCGGTGGTGTCGGTGGCAGCTTCGGTGAGGGAGGAGGACGAGGCGTTGTCGGAGATGGTGGCGGTGGTGGTGGGGGACGAGGAGGAG GTTGAGGAGGTGATTGTGGTAGTGGAGGAGGAGGAATTGGTTCAGGGCACACAGGGAgtggcggtggtggtggtggtggcggtggaggaggaggaggagtaG
- the LOC140976203 gene encoding uncharacterized protein isoform X2 translates to MEEEEALVPEMVAAVSVREEDEALSEMVAVVVGDEEEVIVVVEEEALVPEMVSVVSVAASVREEDEALSEMVAVVVGDEEEVVVVVEEEALVPEMVSVVSVAASVREEDEALSEMVAVVVGDEEEVVVVVEEEALVPEMVSVVSVAASVREEDEALSEMVAVVVGDEEEVVVVVEEEALVPEMVSVVSVSVAALVREEDEALSEMVAVVVGDKEEVEEVIVVVEEEELVQGTQGVAVVVRVAEEGEEWVRGTQ, encoded by the exons ATGGAGGAGGAGGAGGCTTTGGTGCCGGAGATGGTGGCGGCTGTGTCGGTGAGGGAGGAGGACGAGGCGTTGTCGGAGATGGTGGCGGTGGTGGTGGGGGACGAGGAGGAGGTGATTGTGGTAGTGGAGGAGGAGGCTTTGGTGCCGGAGATGGTGTCGGTGGTGTCGGTGGCAGCTTCGGTGAGGGAGGAGGACGAGGCGTTGTCGGAGATGGTGGCGGTGGTGGTGGGGGACGAGGAGGAGGTGGTTGTGGTAGTGGAGGAGGAGGCTTTGGTGCCGGAGATGGTGTCGGTGGTGTCGGTGGCAGCTTCGGTGAGGGAGGAGGACGAGGCGTTGTCGGAGATGGTGGCGGTGGTGGTGGGGGACGAGGAGGAGGTGGTTGTGGTAGTGGAGGAGGAGGCTTTGGTGCCGGAGATGGTGTCGGTGGTGTCGGTGGCAGCTTCGGTGAGGGAGGAGGACGAGGCGTTGTCGGAGATGGTGGCGGTGGTGGTGGGGGACGAGGAGGAGGTGGTTGTGGTAGTGGAGGAGGAGGCTTTGGTGCCGGAGATGGTGTCGGTGGTGTCG GTGTCGGTGGCAGCTTTGGTGAGGGAGGAGGACGAGGCGTTGTCGGAGATGGTGGCGGTGGTGGTGGGGGACAAGGAGGAGGTTGAGGAGGTGATTGTGGTAGTGGAGGAGGAGGAATTGGTTCAGGGCACACAGGGAgtggcggtggtggtg CGGGTGGCGGAGGAGGGGGAGGAATGGGTTCGGGGCACACAGTAG